One window of the Shimwellia blattae DSM 4481 = NBRC 105725 genome contains the following:
- a CDS encoding IS3 family transposase (programmed frameshift) has product MKKSRFTDSQIMAILKQAEAGTPVAELCREHGMSNASFYKWRSRFGGMDASMMARLKELEDENRRLKKMYAEERLKAEIIQEAMGKKVVKPSQRKQMAQDAVRHRSVSIRFACQLFVVSESCYRYQPQLNEENTVIADWLLRITDSQRNWGFGLCFLYLRNVKGFKFNHKRVYRIYCELSLNRRIKPKKRLKRDKPEPLAVPESRNECWSMDFMHDQLSDGRSVRLLNVIDDFNREALAIEVDFSLPANRVVRTLEQLIEWKGKPAAIRCDNGPEYTGKILMSWAAQQNITLRFIQPGKPQQNAYIERYNRTVRYDWLGQHLFTSLDELQDYATRWQWFYNHERPNMALNGFTPMQHIQRMT; this is encoded by the exons ATGAAAAAATCACGCTTTACCGACAGCCAGATCATGGCCATCCTCAAGCAGGCTGAGGCCGGAACGCCAGTTGCTGAACTGTGCCGCGAGCATGGTATGAGCAATGCCAGTTTCTACAAGTGGCGTTCACGCTTTGGCGGAATGGATGCATCCATGATGGCCCGACTAAAAGAGCTGGAAGATGAAAACCGCCGCCTGAAAAAGATGTATGCCGAAGAACGGCTCAAAGCCGAAATTATTCAGGAGGCTATGG GCAAAAAAGTGGTGAAGCCATCGCAGCGAAAGCAGATGGCACAGGACGCGGTCAGGCACCGAAGCGTCAGCATACGTTTTGCCTGCCAGTTGTTTGTTGTCAGCGAAAGTTGCTATCGCTATCAGCCTCAACTGAATGAAGAAAACACGGTTATTGCTGACTGGCTACTCCGTATCACCGACAGTCAGCGCAACTGGGGTTTTGGTCTGTGCTTTTTGTACCTGCGTAACGTAAAAGGCTTTAAGTTCAATCACAAAAGGGTATACCGGATTTATTGCGAGTTGTCGCTGAACAGGCGAATTAAACCGAAAAAACGACTGAAACGGGATAAGCCCGAGCCGCTGGCGGTGCCTGAAAGCCGCAATGAATGCTGGTCGATGGACTTCATGCACGATCAACTGTCGGATGGTCGTTCCGTCCGATTGCTGAATGTTATCGATGACTTTAATCGTGAAGCGCTGGCCATTGAGGTAGATTTTTCTCTTCCCGCAAATCGTGTGGTGAGGACACTCGAACAACTGATTGAGTGGAAAGGTAAACCAGCAGCAATACGATGTGATAATGGGCCAGAATATACCGGCAAGATACTGATGTCATGGGCTGCTCAGCAGAATATCACCCTGCGTTTTATTCAACCCGGAAAACCTCAGCAAAATGCATATATTGAGCGATATAACCGGACTGTACGTTATGACTGGCTGGGACAGCACCTGTTTACATCACTGGACGAATTGCAGGACTATGCCACACGCTGGCAATGGTTTTATAATCACGAGCGTCCGAATATGGCACTGAATGGTTTCACGCCAATGCAGCATATTCAACGCATGACCTGA
- a CDS encoding DUF1971 domain-containing protein has product MSHRRIPENWKIKRSTPFFTKDNVPVALLSHHNTAAGIFGQLCVMEGTVTYYGFASEAATDPDVKVVINAGSFATSPPQYWHRIEMTDDARFNINFWADPTFSGDEVYSAKKS; this is encoded by the coding sequence ATGAGCCATCGCAGAATCCCTGAAAACTGGAAAATAAAACGTTCAACCCCATTCTTCACGAAAGATAATGTACCGGTAGCACTGTTGAGTCACCATAACACCGCAGCCGGCATATTTGGTCAGCTTTGTGTCATGGAAGGCACAGTGACCTACTACGGTTTCGCCAGTGAAGCAGCAACGGATCCAGACGTTAAAGTGGTTATTAATGCAGGAAGCTTTGCAACCAGCCCACCACAATACTGGCACCGCATTGAGATGACCGATGATGCAAGGTTCAACATCAACTTCTGGGCAGATCCGACATTTTCCGGAGATGAAGTTTACAGTGCCAAAAAATCATAA
- a CDS encoding cbb3-type cytochrome c oxidase subunit I, whose product MKISPLKDPLFNVKLTPSMRATTKYFYVVIALFLVQILLGSMTAHYGVEGQDFFGIPLSRILPYTVLRSWHTQLSVLWIATAWLATGIYIAPLISGHEPRFQRAGVNILFIALLVLVVGSLAFGWLGTMGYLDARQNFYIGSQGLEFTNMGRMWQWLLFIGLIIWLLLVGRALWPALSHPSENRGLITLMFLAAVCIGLFYASSLMWGYRAHYAIIEYWRWWLVHLWVEGFFEVFATAVIALIFCRLGLVRPSAADKATLFSTIIFLFGGILGTLHHLYFTGAPISVIAWGSIFSALEVVPLSMVGIEAAHNYRLLSKAPWVQRYRWMIFFFVSVAFWNMVGAGLLGFAINPPISLYYVQGLNLTAAHGHAALFGVYGLLGIGLMLFCLRGLMEDHIWMDSLLKWAFWLMNIGLTMMVFLTLVPVGIYQAWASVDKGLWYARSAEVVHSSVVETLVWLRVPGDILFGFGGLSLAVFALRLLMKRR is encoded by the coding sequence GTGAAGATTTCTCCACTGAAAGATCCTTTATTTAACGTCAAACTGACACCCTCCATGCGGGCAACAACTAAATATTTCTACGTGGTTATTGCTCTTTTTCTGGTACAGATCCTGCTGGGCTCTATGACGGCACACTACGGTGTGGAAGGCCAGGATTTCTTTGGCATTCCACTTTCGCGTATTTTGCCGTATACGGTGTTGCGAAGCTGGCATACTCAGCTTTCTGTACTGTGGATTGCGACGGCATGGCTGGCGACGGGGATTTATATTGCGCCACTGATTTCCGGGCATGAGCCTCGCTTCCAGCGAGCCGGGGTGAATATCCTGTTTATTGCTTTGCTGGTCCTGGTCGTGGGCTCTCTGGCGTTTGGTTGGCTGGGTACAATGGGTTATCTCGACGCCCGCCAGAATTTCTATATTGGTTCCCAGGGACTGGAATTCACTAATATGGGGCGTATGTGGCAATGGCTTCTGTTTATTGGCTTGATTATCTGGCTGCTGCTGGTTGGTCGGGCGCTCTGGCCTGCACTCTCTCATCCTTCTGAAAACCGTGGGCTGATCACGCTGATGTTCCTGGCTGCCGTCTGTATCGGTCTGTTCTATGCGAGCTCCCTGATGTGGGGATATCGCGCGCATTACGCCATTATCGAATACTGGCGCTGGTGGCTGGTACACCTGTGGGTTGAAGGTTTCTTTGAAGTCTTCGCAACAGCAGTGATTGCGCTGATATTCTGTAGGCTGGGGTTGGTTCGACCGAGTGCGGCAGATAAAGCAACGCTTTTCTCCACTATCATCTTCCTGTTTGGTGGTATTCTCGGCACACTGCATCACCTTTACTTTACTGGTGCGCCGATTTCGGTGATCGCCTGGGGTTCTATTTTCTCCGCTCTGGAGGTGGTACCTCTCTCTATGGTAGGGATTGAGGCTGCACACAACTATCGGCTGTTGAGTAAGGCTCCCTGGGTGCAACGCTATCGCTGGATGATCTTCTTCTTTGTTTCCGTTGCTTTTTGGAACATGGTTGGGGCGGGCCTGTTGGGTTTTGCAATAAACCCGCCCATTTCGCTCTATTATGTCCAGGGATTAAACCTGACGGCGGCACACGGCCACGCGGCGCTCTTTGGTGTATATGGCCTGCTGGGTATTGGTCTGATGCTGTTCTGCCTGCGCGGGCTAATGGAAGATCATATCTGGATGGATAGCTTACTGAAATGGGCTTTCTGGCTAATGAATATTGGTCTGACTATGATGGTCTTCCTGACGTTGGTACCGGTCGGAATTTATCAGGCGTGGGCCAGTGTGGATAAAGGATTATGGTACGCCCGCTCTGCCGAAGTCGTACATTCCTCTGTTGTTGAAACGCTGGTCTGGCTGCGCGTGCCGGGAGATATTCTCTTTGGCTTCGGGGGCCTTTCCCTTGCTGTTTTTGCCCTGCGTCTTCTGATGAAACGCCGTTAA
- a CDS encoding deoxynucleoside kinase, producing MKIVAVEANIAAGKTTLLAPLAQALSEKTGTTWKVIREPVDEDPVFLELLKVFVENPEDADARVAFQLYITRSRQGLLKDVPEGNYVIERSLFSDIVFCHVNFLMAEQPSARYMSYFYQIKAYLNSYPKIDLVVYIDRDAESCFNACRARGRAGESQYTLDYFKDLKAFHDACLPQITRQYGSKLLTCRVDRGFACPNEMANAVVEHLE from the coding sequence ATGAAGATTGTTGCTGTTGAAGCCAATATTGCAGCAGGAAAAACAACATTACTTGCCCCTCTGGCGCAGGCGTTGTCGGAGAAGACCGGAACCACCTGGAAAGTTATCAGGGAGCCAGTCGATGAAGACCCGGTATTTCTGGAGCTGCTCAAGGTTTTTGTGGAAAACCCGGAGGATGCGGATGCCAGAGTTGCCTTCCAGTTATATATCACCCGCAGCAGACAGGGACTTTTAAAGGACGTACCTGAAGGTAATTACGTGATTGAGCGTTCGCTGTTTAGCGATATTGTTTTTTGCCATGTCAATTTCCTGATGGCTGAGCAGCCCTCGGCTCGCTATATGTCATATTTCTATCAGATTAAGGCATATTTAAACAGTTATCCCAAAATCGATCTTGTTGTTTATATTGATCGGGATGCGGAATCATGTTTTAACGCCTGTCGAGCGCGAGGGAGAGCAGGGGAGAGTCAGTATACGCTGGACTATTTTAAGGATCTGAAGGCGTTTCACGATGCCTGTCTGCCGCAGATTACCCGGCAATATGGTTCGAAACTGTTGACCTGCCGTGTGGATCGCGGGTTTGCATGCCCGAATGAAATGGCAAATGCAGTAGTGGAGCATCTGGAGTGA
- a CDS encoding membrane protein: MHYSRRLWLTLLVTCLLSFGVLLWLGGEIYQQAPPIPERVVTPDGTTVYTGEQIQNGQQAWFAAGGQQLGSVWGHGSYVAPDWSADWLHREALALRNIIAQDHFHATYDALSNEQQLVASGLMKQEMRQNTYNAQRNVIVISPQRAQAILQLSEHYDGLFSDAPAFHKLRVEYAMKENTLSSAVARNDLSAFFFWSAWAATTDRPGDSITYTSNWPHEELVGNTPSPSLGIWSVASVILLLGGIGALVWYGNPPIFNGGDK; encoded by the coding sequence ATGCATTACTCCAGACGGCTCTGGTTGACATTGCTTGTCACCTGCCTCCTTTCGTTTGGCGTGCTTCTCTGGCTTGGTGGTGAAATTTACCAACAGGCTCCTCCGATCCCGGAACGCGTTGTGACTCCCGATGGCACAACAGTGTATACCGGGGAACAAATTCAGAATGGCCAGCAGGCCTGGTTTGCCGCCGGGGGCCAGCAGCTTGGTTCAGTATGGGGCCACGGCAGTTACGTTGCACCAGACTGGTCTGCCGACTGGTTGCACCGGGAAGCGCTTGCTCTGCGCAATATCATCGCCCAGGATCATTTCCACGCGACTTATGATGCCTTGTCAAATGAACAGCAACTCGTTGCCAGTGGGCTGATGAAGCAGGAGATGCGCCAGAATACTTATAATGCACAGCGCAACGTAATCGTTATTTCGCCGCAACGTGCGCAGGCGATTCTCCAGCTCTCTGAGCACTACGATGGCTTGTTTAGTGATGCGCCTGCGTTCCATAAGCTACGCGTTGAGTATGCGATGAAAGAAAATACACTCTCTTCCGCTGTCGCGCGCAACGATCTTAGTGCTTTCTTCTTCTGGAGTGCATGGGCGGCTACGACCGATCGGCCAGGTGATTCCATCACCTATACCAGCAACTGGCCACATGAAGAGCTGGTTGGCAATACACCAAGCCCAAGTCTGGGTATCTGGTCTGTTGCCAGCGTGATTTTGCTGCTCGGTGGGATCGGCGCTCTGGTGTGGTATGGTAATCCCCCCATTTTTAACGGAGGCGATAAGTAG
- a CDS encoding IS110 family transposase: MQNDCQSPESVILGVDTHLDVHVGAVISQAGKLLGTRIIQTNQTGYLELLDWARSFGILERAGIEGTGTYGAALTRFLIKNSIYVVEVNRPDRSKRRLEGKSDPLDAENAARTVLSGSSKAIPKMQSGACEALRIISVARRSAVKARTQAINQLRALLVSAPQDVRDKLWKSKPHECVTACINSEVSEYSPLRIALCSTLRSLAKRWIVLTEELNELDESLDKLTRKYASNLRSQFGVGPQTAATLLAVAGDNPERLKNEAALASLCGVNPLPASSGKTVRHRLNRGGSREANNALWTIALVRMRSDPRTKIYVNRRTGEGLSTKEILRCLKRYIVRELYPLILSDLAYANRPLLT, translated from the coding sequence ATGCAAAATGACTGTCAATCTCCTGAAAGCGTGATCCTGGGTGTCGATACACACCTTGATGTTCATGTCGGTGCTGTTATCAGTCAGGCAGGTAAACTGCTTGGCACCCGTATTATTCAAACAAATCAAACGGGCTATCTTGAACTACTTGATTGGGCTCGCTCTTTTGGGATCCTCGAACGAGCTGGCATTGAGGGAACCGGGACGTATGGCGCTGCGTTAACACGTTTTCTCATTAAGAATAGTATTTATGTTGTTGAAGTTAACCGGCCAGATCGCTCAAAACGCCGCCTTGAAGGGAAGTCAGATCCTCTGGATGCAGAGAATGCAGCCCGGACAGTACTTTCAGGGAGCAGCAAGGCCATACCAAAAATGCAGTCCGGCGCGTGTGAAGCTCTCCGGATTATCAGTGTTGCCCGACGCAGTGCAGTAAAAGCCCGCACGCAGGCGATTAATCAGCTTCGTGCGCTGCTGGTGAGTGCCCCTCAGGATGTTCGCGACAAACTCTGGAAATCGAAACCACACGAATGCGTAACCGCCTGCATTAACAGCGAGGTGTCAGAGTACTCCCCCTTACGGATAGCCCTGTGTAGCACGCTTCGAAGTCTTGCTAAACGATGGATAGTCCTGACTGAAGAGCTGAATGAACTGGACGAATCTCTGGATAAACTGACCCGCAAATATGCCAGTAATCTTCGTAGCCAGTTTGGGGTAGGCCCACAGACGGCTGCGACGCTGCTGGCCGTTGCAGGTGATAACCCCGAACGTTTAAAAAATGAAGCGGCTCTGGCTTCGCTCTGTGGTGTAAATCCGTTACCAGCATCATCAGGAAAAACTGTCAGGCACAGATTAAACCGCGGAGGCTCACGTGAAGCTAACAACGCCCTGTGGACAATAGCCCTTGTGCGTATGCGTAGTGATCCGCGCACAAAAATCTATGTAAACAGACGAACGGGTGAAGGGTTGTCGACCAAAGAGATCCTGAGATGCCTGAAACGCTACATCGTCCGTGAACTCTATCCATTGATTTTATCGGACCTCGCCTATGCCAATCGCCCGCTCTTGACATAG